A section of the Humulus lupulus chromosome 2, drHumLupu1.1, whole genome shotgun sequence genome encodes:
- the LOC133817348 gene encoding G-type lectin S-receptor-like serine/threonine-protein kinase SD2-5, protein MSCLFYILWILYGTVFFVRYSAAQTGNSSFPRTSYTYHLDSGLPSTWYNNNSVIMDGGKKMRVILVIQGYNRKIGFYCGFYSDGSSNFYSLSVVAVAVAVADGVGDHNVVWSTDRNSFVKENASLQLTRDEGLVLRDSNGDVVWSANKSGKPVVGMNLTEAGNLVLFGNEGTVLWQSFDHPRDTLLIGQKLYKDQKLVPSFFSTKGSNSPFFAALTTAPYFSAFFNTSDGQFLMYYQLALNNNSRNHSVLQYGKAEQKEFVANMGTYSKSSNLLESIVFVKLDQGGRLKTYTYNPMSSSTHIVDMVSQECQNSSAPHLLKEVRDITYPDISNADIEVVPTRTIDDCRKACLQNCSCIAFVFRNGKDISEGSCYMPSEIYSTEHNSTGQSNSLAFIKVLNTNGEPVAPSSSWTARHRKELIIIITASTSGGVAMIVVVFLVMSPKNQKEDDGEENLKQALGMPSRFSLEELLIATENFKETLGVGGFGSVFKGILAENGTRIAVKHLDKMSQGMREFLAEVETIGNLHHFNLVRLVGFCAEKSCRLLVYEYMSNGSLNNWIFNPNQSQYLDWQTRMNIILDIAKGLAYLHEECRQKIIHLDIKPHNILLDEEFHAKVSDFGLSKLIERDESQVLIPMRGTPGYLAPELQKSIVTVKADVYSFGIVVLEIVSRRRNVDSSRSESSFHLLEMLQKKAEEDNLIEVVEDLDEDMLNNREDVIKMIRIGAWCLQNDHTKRPSMSTVVKVLEGLLEVDPGISYKFSHAMAFASDANDHNTVAPQASFLSAPR, encoded by the coding sequence ATGTCCTGCTTATTTTATATTCTCTGGATTTTGTATGGTACTGTTTTCTTTGTCAGGTATTCGGCTGCACAAACAGGAAATTCTTCATTTCCCAGAACCAGTTACACATACCATCTTGATTCAGGACTTCCATCAACATGGTACAACAACAACTCGGTGATCATGGATGGTGGGAAGAAGATGAGAGTTATCCTTGTAATACAAGGTTACAACCGTAAAATCGGCTTTTACTGCGGCTTTTACTCTGACGGAAGTAGTAATTTTTACTCGCTTTCAGTCGTCGCCGTTGCTGTTGCCGTTGCCGATGGAGTTGGAGATCATAATGTAGTTTGGTCAACCGATAGAAACTCTTTTGTGAAAGAGAATGCGTCACTTCAACTGACAAGAGATGAAGGCTTAGTACTAAGAGATTCAAATGGCGACGTGGTATGGTCAGCCAATAAATCTGGTAAGCCTGTGGTGGGAATGAACCTAACTGAAGCAGGGAATTTGGTTCTCTTTGGCAATGAAGGAACTGTACTTTGGCAGTCTTTTGATCACCCCAGAGACACATTGTTGATTGGGCAGAAACTCTACAAGGATCAAAAACTTGTGCCGAGTTTCTTTTCGACCAAAGGAAGCAACAGTCCCTTCTTTGCCGCATTAACAACAGCTCCCTATTTCTCTGCTTTTTTCAATACTAGTGATGGTCAATTTCTAATGTATTATCAGTTGGCGCTGAATAACAATTCAAGAAATCACTCTGTACTGCAGTATGGAAAAGCTGAACAAAAGGAGTTTGTTGCGAATATGGGAACATATTCTAAATCATCAAATCTTCTGGAGTCTATAGTGTTTGTAAAACTAGATCAAGGCGGACGTTTAAAGACTTATACTTATAATCCAATGAGTTCGAGCACTCATATTGTTGACATGGTCTCTCAAGAATGCCAGAATTCATCAGCTCCCCACCTTCTTAAAGAGGTAAGAGACATTACTTACCCCGATATAAGCAATGCAGATATTGAAGTTGTGCCCACTAGAACGATAGACGATTGCAGAAAAGCTTGTCTTCAAAATTGTTCGTGCATTGCATTTGTCTTCAGGAATGGCAAAGATATTTCAGAAGGAAGTTGTTATATGCCATCAGAGATCTATTCTACTGAACACAACAGCACAGGTCAAAGCAATTCACTTGCATTTATCAAGGTACTAAATACCAATGGGGAACCAGTGGCTCCTTCATCCTCTTGGACTGCAAGACATCGAAAAGAACTTATAATAATCATAACAGCTTCTACTTCTGGTGGTGTTGCCATGATAGTTGTTGTTTTTCTTGTGATGTCACCAAAGAACCAAAAGGAAGATGATGGGGAGGAAAATCTAAAACAAGCTCTTGGAATGCCCTCGCGGTTTTCATTAGAAGAGTTACTGATTGCAACAGAGAATTTTAAGGAAACACTTGGCGTTGGAGGCTTCGGATCGGTTTTCAAAGGGATTCTAGCAGAAAATGGGACAAGAATTGCAGTGAAACACTTAGATAAAATGAGTCAAGGGATGAGGGAGTTTTTAGCTGAAGTTGAGACAATTGGTAACCTTCACCACTTTAATCTTGTGAGGTTGGTTGGATTTTGTGCAGAAAAATCTTGCAGGCTTCTAGTCTATGAATATATGAGTAATGGGTCCCTAAACAATTGGATTTTCAACCCAAATCAGTCACAATATCTAGATTGGCAAACAAGAATGAATATCATACTTGACATAGCGAAAGGTCttgcttatcttcatgaagaatgTCGACAGAAAATTATACATCTTGACATAAAACCACATAACATTCTCTTGGACGAAGAATTCCATGCTAAAGTCTCTGATTTTGGGTTGTCAAAGCTGATTGAAAGAGATGAAAGCCAAGTCCTGATCCCAATGAGAGGAACTCCGGGGTACCTTGCTCCAGAACTGCAAAAATCAATAGTCACTGTAAAAGCAGATGTGTACAGCTTTGGAATTGTTGTTCTTGAAATTGTTAGCAGAAGGAGAAATGTGGATAGTTCACGATCAGAGTCAAGTTTCCATTTGCTTGAAATGTTGCAAAAGAAGGCTGAAGAGGATAATCTCATTGAAGTTGTGGAAGACTTAGATGAAGACATGCTAAATAATAGAGAAGATGTGATAAAAATGATAAGGATTGGAGCCTGGTGTTTGCAGAATGATCACACGAAAAGGCCTTCGATGTCTACAGTAGTTAAGGTCTTAGAAGGACTATTGGAAGTTGACCCTGGTATCAGCTACAAGTTTTCTCACGCCATGGCCTTTGCCTCTGATGCAAATGACCACAATACTGTGGCACCACAAGCATCTTTTCTTTCTGCTCCAAGATGA